A single window of Ictalurus furcatus strain D&B chromosome 3, Billie_1.0, whole genome shotgun sequence DNA harbors:
- the pdlim1 gene encoding PDZ and LIM domain protein 1 has translation MPQRIVMQGPGPWGFRLVGGKDFEQPLTISRVTPGSKAAQASLCIGDTIIAIDGEPTEGMTHLEAQNKIKGCVEEMVLSIDRSELKTWSPLVSEDGKTHPYKMSLASESQEVKHIGSAHNRSALPFNSPAGSKVVTSQYNNPAVLYSSDNIKNFNSAVGGAKTIMTSSEPSNNPDLSKPVQPKPSIAVDSEVYKMLNENQESCEPPRQSASFKVLQEILETGDSDKPSGFRSVKAPTTKIASSLGSTEKLSICDKCGSGIVGMFVKLRDKYRHPECYVCTDCGTNLKQKGHFFVEDKIYCEKHARERVTPPEGYDVVTVFPK, from the exons ATGCCCCAGCGGATTGTCATGCAGGGTCCTGGACCTTGGGGATTTAGACTGGTCGGTGGTAAAGATTTCGAACAGCCTCTGACTATTTCACGG GTAACCCCAGGAAGTAAAGCAGCCCAGGCCAGCCTCTGTATTGGCGACACTATTATTGCCATTGATGGTGAGCCGACGGAGGGAATGACTCACTTGGAAGCGCAGAATAAGATCAAGGGTTGTGTCGAAGAAATGGTCCTCTCTATAGACAG ATCAGAACTGAAAACATGGTCTCCCCTTGTCTCTGAAGATGGGAAGACACATCCATACAAGATGAGTCTGGCCTCAGAATCGCAG GAAGTGAAACACATAGGTTCTGCTCACAACAGGAGTGCTCTTCCGTTCAATTCGCCAGCTGGTTCCAAGGTGGTTACAAGCCAATATAATAATCCAGCTGTCTTGTACTCTTCTGATAACATCAAGAACTTTAACAGTGCTGTTGGTGGTGCCAAGACCATTATGACATCCAGCGAACCAAGTAATAA TCCAGATCTCTCCAAACCTGTCCAGCCAAAACCATCAATTGCTGTTGACTCCGAAGTCTATAAAATGCTGAATGAGAACCAAGAGTCATGTGAGCCTCCACGTCAGTCTGCATCATTCAAAGTCCTGCAGGAAATCCTTGAGACTG GTGATTCTGACAAGCCATCTGGGTTTAGAAGTGTGAAAGCACCCACTACAAAAATTGCTTCTTCCCTAGGCAGTACTGAGAAACTCTCCATCTGTGACAAATGTGGCTCAGGGATTGT GGGCATGTTTGTCAAACTGCGAGATAAGTACCGCCACCCTGAGTGCTATGTCTGCACTGACTGCGGAACAAACCTGAAACAGAAAGGACACTTTTTCGTCGAGGACAAGATTTACTGTGAAAAGCATGCACGTGAACGAGTGACCCCTCCTGAGGGTTATGATGTCGTCACTGTCTTCCCAAAATAG